The DNA window ctgctttcctggggacttgcctgcccatgggaagttGTGAacaaattccttgttttgccttgctttgtgtgtggcttttgctttccctattaaactgtctttatcacAACTCACAAGTTCTCTTACTTTTACTCTCCTGATTCTCTCCACCTCCACGTAGGAGGAGTTCAGTAAATGGCTGTGGGGGGCTGAGCTGCttgctggggttaaaccacaatcCTCCTCCAACTCAGTTCTGTTCTGTTCATAACCTTACAGAACAGTGAAACAGGCAGCAGGGCCTGAGTCCCATCACCATCAGCTGCCCTGTATTCCAGGACTCCTGTACAGCTGTGCTACACTATGATAGCATTAGGTGTTGGCCAGTGCTTTGattcagcattttcaaattgtattcttcctatttaaaaattaaaaataaactacagaTGAAATAGACAGATCAGAGATGCCATTATATTGCCAGAAATATCAACACAATTGCACCTCTGGGATCTTCTTCATAAATGAAGATCAAGAACAACAGACATATCAGTCCACATGGCATTTACACAGTAATTCAGTCTGGATGGGACTTCTGAGGGCATCTGGTCAATTTGCAAAAGAGTTAACTTTTGTATTCAAACAATAAGGATAAATAAGCCATTGTATTATTTTAGGTCAATTTCATATTCTCTAACAGACTAATGGTCAAAACTAGTCTTAACAAGAATAGCAACTTTGATTTAGAAAGAAGTCTAATATCCCACCAAAATCCATATGGAAGCCAAGAGGCACTTCTAAAAAATTGGTACATATCATGTGAATTCTGACAGGAACCAAGATGCTGGAGAGAATAATGAAACATGAGGGTTCCTAAATATTTTGTCACAAACCCAATTACTaaataacagaataaattaTTAGGACAATAACCCGCAAATGTTAAGATACAGACAATACAATACAGAGAAGATAATAAGCAGAcctaataaaaataagttttaatatCAACAACTCAATTTCACGCAtaataatctttctttttgcaaagtTCAAACAATGTTCAAGCCATGTGCTGTTTACATAGATGAATTtattctccttctttcttctgcacTGATGGCATGGTTTCTGCTTTAACTCTATTtcgttttctttttcttcttttcttcttttcagcagAAGGATCCTGACcctcctgtgttttcttcttttttttcttcagacagCTGAGTGGATTGGGGCCACCTGCCCTTTTGcgttttctcctcttttcacCTTCTTGCTTTGCTAgtccttctttctctttaagCTCCACAATACTTTGTTTTTGGTACTCTGGAACAAGCTGATTTGTCTGCAACTTTTGAACAAATGCCAAAGATTTAGGAGAAGGTTTGTCTAACACCATCGTGTTTTGAATAATAAAGAGGAGAGGAACGCCAGGcttctttttcactttgtttgATAAGTCCTGGTCCtgcaaaattaaatactttagTCAACATTTGGGgattaaattatatttgcaaTTCAAATGCACCTACTTTTAATACAAAACTATGAAGATAAATTACATTATGAAAAAGATAAGAAACTTAATTCTTATCTTACGACAAAGATAAGAAACTAGCAGATTTACATGGCAGTGCCTTTCACAGCAATTTAAACTTCAATTTCTCTCCTAATGAGCTGTACTGCTGATGGAAAATTATCAACATTTCCTTTTTACCCgcatatatatgcacacatgcaTTATTTGAGGAAAAAGTCCCAGTTCACTGGTATGCAGACCAACACTCCACAAGAAGTAACATAACTTCTTCTGTCGCAGACCATCTTAAATTCTTTTATCTTACATAACTATACAGAATTCTACTATAAACCTTTCTATATATATTGTGTATCATATATACATACTGTCTCAATAACAAACCCAGGAAAAAATGCCTTTCTCATTTGTACAGTTATTTATTCTGTAGTccaaaatttcttaaaattgaAGTTATATGGATGTTTGACACTTAATTTCACTTTTCAGACTACTGTGAAAACAATTCAGGGAATGGAATGCACACAAAGCAATATGCAAATTAGCATCAATGAGTTGTTTTCTTACGTCAATAGGTAGCATGTTTTCTACACGTTCTGCTAAACTAAGCAATATCCTTATAAGGtaaaaaaatctagtttttcAAGTAAGAGAAAAGATTCCCTGCTTCATAATTAGCAAATATATTTAAGAGCGAGTAAGGTTTTACATTATTAATTCCCACAAATGAGGTAAAAATCTTATAATTGAGGTTAGTGGAGGCTTCCTTATCTTTAGGTATCAAAGCATCACTTGAAATGAAATGGAGTTAATGCTTCCCATGAGCTTTTACCTGTGTAGCAATAAAGAAGTGATGAGGGTTGCCGTCTTCAATCATAGAAAGTAAACAGGTGGAACCACTCACAGGATCCTTGTGGTGAGAACAGTTTCGAACTTGAAATCTCTGGGCAATTAATTTTGCTCCATACAGTGCTTTCCCCAATGATTCCAGTTCTTTTATAACACAtctgaaaaccaaaagaaacaattatttcaaaacGAAAAAATAAACTCACATTTTTTTATAACAGCAAATGGTTGACATGAGTTATTTAAGAATGAGCAACGCCCAGTTGTTCAGGCTCTGTGATTTGTAAATGGCACCCAGAAATCTGAAAGCAGTAGCCCATCTGAAGATATCAGCAAGGTTTCCTTGGTTGTCAACACAATTAACCAGTAATAACTTTAAGTTATAATAAAcgatttaaaaatatttcacatcagCGAATATACTGAGTCCTTGAAATTATGTTTGGATATCACTTAGCATATGAACTACtacttaataaatatttttaaaaatttaatttattattattaaattttaaaatttaacttatatttaaaaatggaaataaagaagATCTGGGGAACAACATTCCAGTCAGtttcacctctgtgcctggcaaGACCATGGAGTGGATCCTCCTGGAAAATATACaaaggcacatggaaaacaaggaCTGGTGACAACTAACAcggtttcattaaaaataaattgtgaaaaATATGGTGACCTTCTATGACAGGGTTACAGTGCTGATGGATAAGGGAAGGGTGACAGATTCAGCTGCCCTAAGTGAAAGATAGTCAAAAAGACCAACAGATACTGCTGAAAGAAGAAGTGGCATTTAGGCAGGACAGGAATATAGTTTGGATCAAAGCCATTCCTGAACCTCTCACATCTAAGGACACGACTGGATACTTTATACTGTTTAGAAGTACGGGCCAGTTCTGTACACTGTGCAAGATGGTTCAGTGTGTTTTTTGAGCCTAGGTATACATCTTCCTGGTATTTTCACTACTTGCCTCCATGATGGGCTGTTGGCTATTCCATCACTGCAGAAATAGAATTAAGGGAAAATTTATTATATACGATATATAtaatcaagcaaaaaaaaaggtaacttcGATATGCAGTGTTCGTGCTTTACTTCCACATCTTTCTCTAGCACATCCTTGTCCTCCCCTGAGAACAGCTACTTTGGAAACAATCCCGCCCTgtcaggctgcagctccagccaggcagtaattccctccctgcccaggacatATCAGCTTGCCTTTGCTGTTCCCACTTCGCCAAGAACACGCTGGAGATGGGAGGAGACCCACCCGGTCCCCCCTCGCACACCGGAGTTACCGCTGGCCCCGCAGTTCCCGCTACCTTCGGAAAGGCAGCTGAGTCTCAGAGAAGCTGCCACCGCCCCGCAGGTTCCCCACAGCCCCGGCGCCGCCTGCTCCCCGCTCGTCCCGTACCGCGTGGTGCAGAGCTGCGCGGCGCCGCCCAGGTACCCGGGCAGCTGCTCCCGGATCTGGATCTTGTTGCGGAGCGCGGCCTGGCAGAAGGTGCcgtccagcagcacctggaaggGCTCGCGGAACTGGAAGCTGTGCTTGTAGAAGCCCATGATCTTCTTGGCGTGTTTCTGCCGCGTCACCCCCATGGTGCCCGCACCGCCCGGAACGGCCGCGCCTGCCCCGGAAGCTGCGCCGGGCCCGGGCGGGGCCTCCTGTCACCGCCGGAGAGCCGGGATCGGGCCGGGCAGCGCTGGGGGAGAGCCGGGACCGGCCCGGGGCAGTGATCGAGGAgctcccccccccgcccgcccaTTCCCACACACGGGTTACCTGAGGGCTGGTTCAGTGCCCCCTGTTATGCGAtgctgtgctggctcctgccCTTCGCTAAGAGCAGAAATACAcgtgttttgttttagtttgttttttttttttttccctaatccACTGTAGTGATAAAATTACAGTTGCTGTCGCAGAGACTGTAATTTAATCACACATCAGcctacagaatcacagaattaggtgaatcacagaatcaattaggttggaaaagacctctgagattatGGAGTCCAATTTATGACTgaacaccaccctgtcaactagaccatggcaacaagtgtcacatccagtctttccttaaacacctccagggacggtgactccaccacctccctaggCAGCCaattccaatgtctaatcaccctttctgtgatgAAATTCCTCATAAAgtccaacttaaacctcccctgatgcagctAGAGACTATATATATATCCTCTCGCTAGTTGCCTAGAAGGCTTAGGATGTCTTAGGAATACTTTGGAAGGCTTATTCAACACCTGTTTATATTGTTTCTTTCCACTGGCTACATCAACCTAGGCTCAATGTGCACAAAATGGAAGATGAAAAGCATGTATTCTACATTTTCATActactttttttattaacttttttcttttttttttcagtgacaaatACTTCAATTTCACTGCAGTCTGGAGAAACAGCTGTCACTCAAAAAGCTATTGCACAAACTCCTCCCTTTCCAACAGAAAATATCAGCACACCAGACATCTGGCATTCAAAATCTGAACTTAATGCCCCTGTTTTAGGCAGGCAAAGGAATGTGATACCTTAACATCATCAAAATGATAATTGGAAGCATATGTCTTTTTATGCAGGTTTCACGGGAGACATCTTTCTGCTGGGGACAACTGTACTGCAAGAAAAAACTTGGCAAGTACCTGCCAGTTAGCTGTAATCAGTCAGGCTGCTCTAAGGTCATTTAAGCAAATACCCAGCTGTCATACCGGTCTTTTTGCTAGCAAATAGACATGAGAAATATGTGCTTTGAAGCAAGTTAGTTAGTAttaagagaaactgaaaaataaatgatttgATTAGTATTCTAGAAATTCAAAACAACAGGAAATTGAGAATATTTTCCATGGGATCCGACTGTGCTGTTGACAGTATTTTTCTGCCATTAAATCCTTCTTTCCAGTTGTCTTCAGGGGACAGTTACATGCGCTCATGAGTCTTATGGATATACATGGATATATGCCTTATTATGAGCTAAGTGATATgttaaatacattattaaacATAGTCCTAAATTTAAAAGTCTTTATTAAACTTCAGTCCTGTGGCTGATGTGTTCCCATAGTGCTATGATGACCCAGTTGTTCCATCTAACTGCACagtttcattatttaaaatattagacAAAAGCACTCAGCAAGACTCCAAAGTAAAACTGTAttagattaattattttttcttcaagtagtgttttggttggttggttggttttgttttttgtgtgtgtgtaagtatGATGACAACTAAGTAACTGCCCAAAGAGAGGCAGTTATTCCGTATTAAGAACATTTTCCACACCTTACAGCTAGAATGAGGAATCTGCAATGATAACAGCTGCTACTGCAGTATGGAGATAAAAAGTAAATGACAGCTTGAACTAGTTTTTGAACTAAGTGCAAAATAAGATGTCATCCAGAGTAGGGTGTTAAATTCCATTGTGACGAGATACTCTTTCCCTGTTCAATTGGTAAATATTATCATCACAGACAAGTTGTAATGCGATTGGTATGGTAAAATATGTTCTGTGTAAGAGGCAAAACACAGCATAGATTTCTCCATTGTGCAGAAGATAGCATTAATTGGATGATAAACTACTTGAAGTACCattctgtaaattttatttcacttccatgcaattcttttaaagtttttttaataaatttttaatgttaaaagtAATGTCTATAAGAGTACTATAGCAGTGCAGAGAAGTACAGTAGAAGTCCTTGATTGCTGCTAGACAGATACAGGTCCAGGGTACAGTTCTGATCTAATAAAACAGTTCATGTCACTTTATCAATACTATTAACACCTTGTGGGTAAATATACAgtatttatgaaaaagaagatgaCCTTCTTTCTCTATATCCAAGTTCATGCTGAACTTCCCAAACCTGCAAAATGGGGAGAAGGCATCCCGGGAAACCAGGCTTCACCAGTGACACTGCACACAAAATGTGCACCAGCAGAAAATTAAGTCTTTGCAGAGCAGAGTATCTCTTGGCATATATGAGTTCAGCTCTGGTTTTGAGATGCTAGGTACTGCTGTAGTAGACTTAAATAACAAAATTGCTGTGACATGGATTACTTGAAGCGAAAGCTTTGCTTTATCAGAAGAGCTTTGATGTAGGCCTAGTAACAAGGATTTACCTTAATAGCTGGCACTTGGCAAATGCTTGTAGCTTGGTGAGAAAACAGCTTCTGATTCTCCCAAACTTGTCCTGTGTCAGAGCTTTTAAATCTGAATGTGTTTCTTTTGGGCTAATGTGCTCTGTGGTTATCTGCAATAAATCTTAGCACCATGCTTAAATATGAGAAATGaactgattttcaaaaaaagaaaagggtagGGTTTTCAATTACAACATTTGGAAACAAAACTATAATAAACACAGGCCAGTAAAACATCATTGGAGTGTATCTGAAAATACGTTCCTAGGtgtatttctttaattcttCTGAGGCATGTATAAGCCATAGAAGAAGATTCAGAAGCATTTATTGCTAAATTATATTTGTCAGAAGGTATATTATTCATTACTGGGCCCTCCTTTTATTGCCCTGAGACTGGTCTTGAGCTTTTGAATTTTAACCTTCATCATGTACATCCATCTTTTACAGTGCCTATTTTTCTGTTATCTCAAGGGAAGACAGCATCTGGATTTACAATAACTATGGCTGTAACaagctctgtttttcctttatggATTGGTATGATCTTAGCAGATGAGAATTTTGTGTATGACAAAGCTTTCTGCACTTTTCTGGCTCTACTGTTACTATGCTCTTTAGttagaaaaattacttctggCTTAAATACCATAACTGCCCATCACTGTATGTCCCACATTAACTGTCTTTTAAATTGTGTATCATACAAAGCCTACATTCAATGTAGAACTTGGCATATTTAGTTTCACTACATACCAGTGGCTTGCAAgggtaagaaataaaatacagtggaTATAAATGCAGGTTTTAAGTGGCTGTTTATAGCAGCACATACTTTGAGAATGCTCTGGAGAACAAAGGTTTTGCAGGCAACTTTACCTTTCTTACTGGAGCTGAAAGAAATTATAGGGCTGAAAATAATCAGCGGGATTCTTGACAGCTCCTCAAATGTTATAccatcttttctctcttttttgaCTTTGAGCTAAATTCCCATGAAAGATTAACAGAATCAGGAATTACCCAATTTAACTaaatcttttgtctttctgaatAGATGCACACTACTGATACACTGTTCAGTTTATGCAGCATTTTTGGTTGATGCAGCTCCTTAAGATGTACGTGTTAAACAACTGTTGTCGTGCTGCTGTAAGGACACACAAGGGCATCCTTTCAGAGCAGCCTTTCCTCCCTGCACTTTTCCTCAAGGTCTGCACCAGTTAGTTGCCATTCTGCACCACGTGTGACATGCTGCTGTACTGCTCCCTCTGCACTTGCAGGGCTTGAAGAAGCGCTTGAGGGATGTAAAAGTGCCATAATGTAGAAAAATACGAAGTCTTACTGGAATATTCAGGATTGGAATTGTAACTTCAGTTCGTGAAGTGTGAAGAacacaggagagaggaagatACCTTGCCAAATCCTGATTATCTTTTTGCTGATGCGCTAGGAAAAtagaggggaagaagagagtgATGCTTTACACCTCATCTTCTATTGTGCCTATTGCTTCATTTTGAGCAGAAAATCCCTCTCCCCCTTTTAGTACTTCTGACAGAAAGTAAATATAAgtccattttatttctcttaaacTCTGTCTTCCCTTGGAGCTGACAGGAAGCTTGGAAGACATAAAACATTTTGGATTTTTGGTATGCTTGCTTCCATTTGTTTCCTCATTTCTTGTTCTCCTTAGAGAAGGCTATTATATTCAGCATGTGATGGCTTGCATGTCATCAAGAATCAGAAGGTGCATTAATTGATAATGAAGAGAAGGCTGAACAAAGTGAcatcaaaagagaaattatgtGGGAAGCCTACCTCCAACCAGAAATTAACTTTATGGCCAAAATTCTGATTTGTGCAAGAGAATTGACTTCAGGCCTGAAGTGTGTCTTTTCACCCCTTCACTGATTTCAGGGAGAAATCACATAACTGGGAACAGAGAAGTGGAATCTTTACATTCTGGTGATAGATCATATATGCTGTCTATGCTTACACAATTTTCTAACTGGATACTCTAGGAAGAGTCTGGCTCTGCTTAGAAACATACAATAACATTGGAAAGTAACTTGACTTTGTTTTACAGACCAAAATTAGCACTTAAAATGTCCAAGTTTGTTTTATCATATGCATTTTCAGGTAGGCAATTTTATGGTtaattcctttctcatttttttttgttcccgTTAGTAGTATGGTAATGGGTTTGAGGTGCTATAGTAAATGATcaactaataataaaaaatagctATAAACACCTGGAACGTAAAAAGAGTGAATAAGAAGGTAACTAAAAACATTTATTGGAAAACAGTCATTGaaaaaagcatagaaaaaacCTTGGgcagtggaaaaaaccccaaactttccCAAGGGAAGAgcttatattttttaatatttccttcaTTTGCAGAAATACCTTATTATGCTActgtccattttttttaatataatgctTTTCTATTTAGTCTAGCAAATGCTAAAAGGTTGCCTGAGTAAGAGCATGGTTGAAACCATGCATAGCCTCTGAAACCTCCATtcttagagaaaataaattgaattttcaGAGTTTAGATTCTGGTCCTGTAGTTGCTTTATTGCATTTGATGTTTGTCCCTGGGGGTTTCTATGCTGTTGCAGTTCCCACTTTTACCATTTTTCTATCACTACTGCACCTTATTACTTTCCATTTcctatttcaaataaaaaaagccaataaAACCAATTTCTTCACATTGattctcttgaaaaaaattagaaaaaactgTGGAATAGAATTCTGTATTGGTACCAATAACTTCTACAATCACAATTAGCCTCATGAGAAATAATAGTACTGAAAAATTCTTTGGCACAAAATGCTCATGCATTTACGTAGCCTGATCTTAAATTTTCCCATTGAGCTACTCTGTGGAAAGTAGTAGCATTGGATGAATATCTGACATTTCAGAAGGTGACTATTTAGCGGTGAAACGGAATGTTGTAGATGCTGTAGAAATAGGTATGCAAAGGGCCTGACTTCAGTGAGTCACAGTTGGGGATCAGTGGTATCTGAACACAGTGGGTGTGCAGAGCAGCCTCATTTATCAGGGAGAACCTTCCTTAGCATGGGTTGATAGCCCAGGgatatttaatttccttgagTCTCAAATTGCTGTGGTCAGCAGAACACAAATAACTGAAACCCCTGAATTATACAAGGCTTACACACAATGCTGCTTCCTGAGGCTGGAGTTGGCATTTGGAATTGCCTGTGCATGGCGTGCAGCACTgctcagtgcagctgcagctaCAGGTTCTACAGAgttacacaaacacacacctgGCAAAACTGCATCTGCTGAGGAGACCTGAGGTCTTCTGACAcgcttttgggggggggagggacaaaggaaagaaaagattgaGCATTTGAGAGATCTTGTCTGTCTCATGGCTTTGGAAATGTGATTCACAAGTATTCTTGCCATCCTTCTGCTTCCCCCCCATCCTGAGGGAGGGCAGTGAGCGAGAGGCTGAGTGGGTGTGTGGCTGTTGGACAGAGTCAACTCACCACAGATATACAGAGAGACCTCTTGTCATTAGGGTTTTCACTCTCCCTATGGGTTATGAGAGTGGTATGTAAATGACAGGCGATTATCAAAAGGTGTCCTGTGAATAAGAAGGGGATTGCAAAAGGAGCAGATTCCATGACATGCATAGAATTATGTAGAATTAGCTTTTTACTTGTACAAAGGGATTAGGTACAGCCTTAAATTCACTACCCTCCTCCCAAATACAAGCCTTACTTTATGCAGAAAAGATGTTACATTGTGACTTCATTTTTAAGCAGCGCACTGGCTGTAGGTACATTTCCTATGCTAGGACTCTGAGAAAGGTCACCAATGTATTCCTATGAAGATGTGCCACATCCCTGTGTTTCATGACGTTTGAAAGCTTAAGCCTGGAATCTCACCCCTTTCAGAAAACCGAACTTTTCCGAACTTGAAACTTCTGTAAGACTTCAAGATATCACAAGGCAATTTTAAGTTTGTGCTCGGGGAGTCTTCTGTCACTAAGTTTTGGAGAGTATTTTgctggaaacattttttatttttacataataaTGTTGGTTTAGACAACTGTAGTTATTAGTGCAAGTTtgtgtttggggtgtttttgtgTCTCAGTACAAGTACAGACTGCTATATGTATATCCTAAGTGATTCTTCCCTATTCCTTTACACTTTGTGATAATGAAATTAAAGTATTCATTATGCTTAGAAATACTTGGAATTGCTGAgaggacaggaaagaaaaacacagaattcaGACATGACCCATTTACC is part of the Chiroxiphia lanceolata isolate bChiLan1 chromosome 1, bChiLan1.pri, whole genome shotgun sequence genome and encodes:
- the UTP23 gene encoding rRNA-processing protein UTP23 homolog, giving the protein MGVTRQKHAKKIMGFYKHSFQFREPFQVLLDGTFCQAALRNKIQIREQLPGYLGGAAQLCTTRCVIKELESLGKALYGAKLIAQRFQVRNCSHHKDPVSGSTCLLSMIEDGNPHHFFIATQDQDLSNKVKKKPGVPLLFIIQNTMVLDKPSPKSLAFVQKLQTNQLVPEYQKQSIVELKEKEGLAKQEGEKRRKRKRAGGPNPLSCLKKKKKKTQEGQDPSAEKKKRRKRKRNRVKAETMPSVQKKEGE